In Leopardus geoffroyi isolate Oge1 chromosome D1, O.geoffroyi_Oge1_pat1.0, whole genome shotgun sequence, a single window of DNA contains:
- the TRIM3 gene encoding tripartite motif-containing protein 3 — protein sequence MAKREDSPGPEVQPMDKQFLVCSICLDRYRCPKVLPCLHTFCERCLQNYIPAQSLTLSCPVCRQTSILPEQGVSALQNNFFISSLMEAMQQAPDGAHDPEDPHPLSAVAGRPLSCPNHEGKTMEFYCEACETAMCGECRAGEHREHGTVLLRDVVEQHKAALQRQLEAVRGRLPQLSAAIALVGGISQQLQERKAEALAQISAAFEDLEQALQQRKQALVSDLEAICGAKQKVLQTQLDTLRQGQEHIGSSCSFAEQALRLGSAPEVLLVRKHMRERLAALAAQAFPERPHENAQLELVLEVDGLRRSVLNLGALLTTSATAHETVATGEGLRQALVGQPASLTVTTKDKDGRLVRTGSAELRAEITGPDGTRLPVPVVDHKNGTYELVYTARTEGELFLSVLLYGQPVRGSPFRVRALRPGDLPPSPDDVKRRVKSPGGPGSHVRQKAVRRPSSMYSTGGKRKDNPIEDELVFRVGSRGREKGEFTNLQGVSAASSGRIVVADSNNQCIQVFSNEGQFKFRFGVRGRSPGQLQRPTGVAVDTNGDIIVADYDNRWVSIFSPEGKFKTKIGAGRLMGPKGVAVDRNGHIIVVDNKSCCVFTFQPNGKLVGRFGGRGATDRHFAGPHFVAVNNKNEIVVTDFHNHSVKVYTADGEFLFKFGSHGEGNGQFNAPTGVAVDSNGNIIVADWGNSRIQVFDSSGSFLSYINTSAEPLYGPQGLALTSDGHVVVADAGNHCFKAYRYLQ from the exons AGACGTCCATCCTCCCCGAGCAGGGTGTCTCCGCACTGCAGAACAACTTCTTCATCAGTAGCCTCATGGAGGCCATGCAGCAGGCACCTGATGGGGCCCACGACCCCgaggacccccaccccctcagcgcGGTGGCCGGCcgccccctctcctgccccaacCATGAAGGCAAG ACGATGGAGTTTTACTGTGAGGCCTGCGAGACGGCCATGTGCGGCGAGTGCCGCGCGGGGGAGCACCGAGAGCACGGCACCGTGCTGCTGCGCGATGTGGTGGAGCAGCACAAGGCGGCCCTGCAGCGCCAGCTCGAGGCGGTGCGCGGCCG ACTGCCACAGCTGTCCGCAGCTATCGCCTTAGTGGGGGGCATCAGCCAGCAGCTGCAGGAGCGCAAAGCAGAGGCCCTGGCCCAGATCAGCGCAGCCTTCGAGGACCTGGAACAGGCGCTGCAACAGCGCAAGCAGGCTCTGGTCAGCGACCTGGAGGCCATTTGTGGGGCCAAGCAGAAG GTGTTGCAGACCCAGTTAGACACACTGCGTCAGGGGCAGGAACATATCGGCAGCAGCTGCAGCTTCGCGGAACAAGCCCTGCGTCTGGGCTCGGCCCCGGAGGTGTTGCTGGTGCGCAAGCACATGCGAGAGCGGCTGGCCGCACTGGCGGCTCAGGCCTTCCCCGAGCGGCCACATGAGAACGCGCAGCTGGAACTGGTCCTCGAAGTCGATGGGCTGCGGCGATCGGTGCTCAATCTCGGCGCGCTGCTCACCACGAGTGCCACTGCACATGAGACCGTGGCCACGGGCGAGGGCCTGCGCCAGGCGCTCGTGGGCCAGCCCGCGTCACTCACCGTCACTACCAAAGACAAGGATGGGAGGCTGGTGCGCACAGGCAGCGCGGAGCTGCGCGCGGAGATCACGGGCCCCGACGGCACGCGCCTTCCTGTGCCGGTGGTGGACCACAAGAACGGCACGTACGAGCTGGTGTACACGGCACGCACTGAAGGCGAGCTGTTCCTCTCAGTGCTGCTCTATGGCCAGCCGGTGCGTGGCAGCCCTTTCCGCGTGCGTGCCCTGCGTCCTGGAGACCTGCCACCTTCCCCAGACGACGTCAAGCGCCGCGTCAAGTCCCCCGGCGGCCCCGGCAGCCACGTACGCCAGAAGGCGGTGCGCAGGCCCAGCTCCATGTACAGCACGGGTGGCAAACGGAAGGACAACCCCATTGAGGACGAACTTGTCTTCCGAGTTG GAAGTcgaggaagggagaagggtgaATTCACCAATTTACAGGGCGTGTCGGCAGCTAGCAGCGGACGCATAGTGGTAGCAGACAGCAACAACCAATGTATCCAG GTTTTCTCCAATGAAGGCCAGTTCAAGTTCCGCTTTGGGGTCCGAGGGCGCTCACCTGGGCAGCTGCAGCGCCCTACAGGTGTGGCAGTGGACACCAATGGAGACATTATTGTGGCAGACTATGACAACCGTTGGGTCAGCATCTTCTCCCCTGAGGGCAAATTCAAG ACCAAGATTGGAGCTGGCCGTCTCATGGGCCCCAAAGGAGTGGCCGTAGACCGGAATGGACATATCATTGTGGTCGACAACAAGTCTTGCTGCGTCTTTACTTTCCAGCCCAATGGCAAGCTGGTTGGCCGTTTTGGGGGCCGTGGTGCCACTGACCGCCACTTTGCAG GGCCCCATTTTGTGGCTGTAAACAACAAGAATGAGATTGTAGTGACGGATTTCCATAACCATTCAGTGAAG GTGTACACTGCCGACGGAGAGTTCCTCTTCAAGTTTGGCTCCCATGGAGAGGGCAATGGGCAGTTCAATGCCCCCACAGGAGTAGCAGTCGACTCCAACGGGAACATCATTGTGGCCGACTGGGGCAACAGCCGCATCCAG GTATTCGACAGCTCTGGCTCCTTCCTGTCCTACATCAACACGTCTGCAGAGCCACTGTATggcccccagggcctggcactgaCCTCAGATGGACACGTGGTGGTGGCCGATGCTGGCAACCACTGCTTTAAAGCTTATCGCTACCTCCAGTAG